The Vitis vinifera cultivar Pinot Noir 40024 chromosome 18, ASM3070453v1 region TACACTCCAAAACCCTTCCTGTATTTCAAATACTGCAGATTACTATTGTGTATTGTTCCTGGCCCTGTAGGCTGTAGACCATTTCCAATCCGTAATAGAATATCTATTGCCAACAAGAGCACAACTTGATTAACCAACAAAGGCATATCTTAAATAATCATCCTGGATGAACCATATGTAACATCATCACGATTTCTAGGTAAGAATTGAAGGACCTGTCCAGAAAGTTTCTGAGTTGGAGTCTGAGCAGTACTTCCATAGTCGTCCACGAGGAAGTCAGATTGGAGCTATTGTTAGCAAGCAGGTTTGTTTTTACTtactttttatgttaaaatttattgGATCTACAGAACTTATGAACTTAatcttttgggtttttttttccttcttttcgtCAGAGTACTATAGTTCCTGGAAGGCATGTTCTCCACCAAGAATACAAAGAATTAGAGAACAAATTCTCTGATGGGTTAgtggtttaaatttttaaatcttttgcGACTTGCAAGGCCATGTTGATAAACAGTTTATGCATATCTTTTGCTGAACATTCTTAGTTTAACAGTCCCTAGTCAGGTTTCCCACAACCACGTTCTGCATAAATTTTACTTGAGAATAGAATCAGTCTTTTGCAttcattttgtttcatttctagATCTGATTCAAAACCAGGTTGATTCCACATCACAATGTACAAGaaactaaaatttctttttgccTTTTAAATCATGATTCTTGATTGACAAATAAAATCCTTTCGTTTTTTCTATATGCAGAAGTATGATTCCAAAACCTAAATACTGGGGAGGATACAGGCTGAAACCTGAGCTTTTCGAATTTTGGCAAGGACAGCAATCTCGCTTGCATGACAGGTTGTTTAATCCCATTTCTTTCTAAAATATCTATTGAACTGCCTGGCATGGAATAGAGTGGGAATTCAATCTGCCTTCATCTATCCATGCTTTGGAACTTTCTATAGGATACAAATATAACTTGGTTTAGATATAGATTGTGGATCTGATGCAATCAGGTTTAGGTTGGATTGAGGGCTACAACTTGGGCAAGTTGGACAGGTTAGAAGGTTAGCCTGCGCTAAAACCAACCAGAGGTTGGGTTGGAAATTCCTCACCCATGTTAAACTCGTGAGCAATATGGGTTCTTGTAGGTTATGAaacaaatcaattattttatagCCTATAAAATGTAAGTCATATTGTGAAATAAGATATTAAAGCTAAATATTTCGAATAAATCCTTAGTTACTAATTTAACATAGATAATTATTCataaactcaaacttcaactattaaaaatacttaaacAATTAAAGACAGACAATAAACTCATTACtctataatttaaaactaagaAAGGCTATAGTTCTTTCTaatcatttctatgtttttttatagtttaataaaacaatatataacataattgaaaatgaagaaacaaatcATGTGTGGCTTCCACCTTTGGCAGGTTGCCAGAACCTTCAACCCATGTTAACCTCATATTTTTCAggttggtattttttttaaccaagtTTGACCCTAACTCATTCAAATCTTACCCACACCAACCCAAATACTGGATTGGACATGTTGCACTCGCCCAAATTATAGCCCTAGTTGGATCCAGATCTTGCTAGTGGATTTGAATGGACACCATATTATACCTCCTGCACCTGCAGATGAAAGAGGTTGTTCTTTCTGGGCCAAAATTAGACCTTTATGTTGTGGAACTTTCTTACCGTACTGGGTTTGGTGGTTGCTTGACCTGATTCTAAGTTCTGTATAGGTTTTGGATGTCAATCAGTCAATGCCTTATGAACATGGCCTGTAGTCTGGGCTCAGCCCACTTGtaaagcagaaaaaaaaaaaaaaaaaagaagcacaaagaagaaaaatgttattaaaattattcaacaaTCTGAACCTCTGCCTAAACAATATGGTTTGAATCTGGATTTCATAGTAGACCTTTGCGATGCCCTATTGTCTGGGACAGTTACTTGAGAAAAGAAGGAATGAGTCGCAATATAGGAATTACAAACTAGAAGGGTGATGCAGAAAAATATGGTAAACATAATATGGATTAATAGTTTGTAAATGGTTGACAAACTTGAAGAGAAATCTATTGATATGCGAAGCCGAAAGAGATGGAAAAGATTAGGAAAATGTTGAAGTATTTGAAGTCGGTCATCTAAAATGGAGAGAACTTGTGTTTCCCAGAGATGCTAAAAGTATCTCAGAGGTTTCCTGAAGTTGAATTTTCCAAGAAGTACTGCAGATGTTTTCCATTGTTTCCAGAAACAGAATCACTGGTTGTGGAATTTATTATGCTGGAGATAGTTTCTTGGTTTTAAGAGTTGGGACTTCATTGGTAGTTTATGAATGTTTTCTTGACAGGTTGCAATATTCACCTGAAGAGATCAATGGAAAACGAGTATGGAGAATTGATCGGTTGGCACCCTGACTAGTATCTCAAGCATCTTCATTATGAAGTCTTACCTGTCATGGCATCCTTCCATTTGTGCGTCTGTTGCAAGGTGCTTCTGTAATGTAAAGATATGTCGTCTGTAAGGATGTGCGATGTAATACAGTAATagctttattttttatgcattgGGCAAAGAACAAACTGTAACCCAATGAGCACAATGCACTTGCTTTAAAACCcaaaatatgattataaatCTGAGACCCACCCATTTTTCCCAAGGAAACAGCATGATTGGGTCCTATTTCTGTGGCCTATTTTGCAGGGCATTTTCAACTTAATTGTTTGTCTGCTTTGAGACTTCATTGTGATGTTAATGGTTTCCCAAGAGAATGAAATGGATACAAATGGGATGCAGTAGATTGTGGGAAggatggaaaatggaaaaaataaactCCAGCAATTGTCATAATATTATAACATAACAACATTCCATGCTCCACTCTTAATAGTATGCTAATAGTAATAATTTAATGTTTGATTTGTAATAAACATTTCAATAATCTTCGGCATGATACTTaacaaatgctaaaaaaaatagtGCGATCATTGCctatattattttatgattcAACTTATAAAAGCCCTACTGTAGCTACTTTTTCATGGTTCTACTCCATCTCATGCCGTTGTCTTTTAGGTATAGTGATGTTTTTTTTCTAATCTTCATCCTGTGGCAAAAGGAACTCCAACTActttagggagaaaaaaaattgtaaattggGAAGATAAAAGGTTTGACTTAAAGTAGTCAATGCAGAACAGCCCCCCAAGGGAGTTAGATGAATAAAGAGAGAGGAATGGTGTAAAAAGACAAAGTGGTAAAGATGAGGAGAAGAATTTATGAGAGTTAATAATGGTAAGTAGCTTTAGTGGTGGATGTTAAATTTTCCTGGTTATATTCATATGTCATGATTAGGCACTGAGATGTCTACTGTTGATAACCGTAAATAAAAGTCgttattttcatcattgtcttttaACGCTATCATCCCCATATCCCAGTGTGAATTTGGCAATTTGcaccttttcaaaattaaaaaaatgggcAAGCTGGTGGACCAAAAAAAAAGACTCGGgagtaaaataattaatgaagCAACGTTACATTTTGTCCCAAATCCAAGAAGAGCACAAACTTGATGCTAGGCCCTTTCCGTTTTCTTTGTAAAGGGGGAAAAGAAAGCAACAAACTCTTTCTAATCAACATGAAGCccttttgtttctctctttttaCAAATAGGCTAAGCTTTTGGAGGTTTCTTTTATGGATGCTTCTTGATATTAAATTTTGGTTAGGTTTGAAAGAGGTTGAGGTAGATCCTTGCCAAACTGGGCTCCACCATGCAAACATCAGGaatttcttttcaaaacttCTTTTGACCAGCTGAAGTTGAAACCTGACACTCTACTTTTTCTGAAAGGCCATATTAGATGCAATGTGACCACACCACTTCCATTTGAAAggggtgggttttttttttttcatcttctttcctttctttcctttctttcttaatGAGTGGAATATCAAAGATTTCAGAGGTTAGATTGAAATTCAAAGGCACTGTGAGCTGGTGTTACACATCACCCCCCAAAAGATCCAAAAACTAGAGGTGGGGGAGGTGGTTTGAGTTCTAAAGGAGAAATGATTAGAAGATTCCTCCTCTCCCTTTCATGTCAATGCATCTAAAAAGCCTATGACACCACTCATCAAACCCTTGGAGCCTCTGTTTGCTTTAATATTTTCACAAGTGGGCGAAGCTGTGTTTGTGATCAAACTCTATGAGTTGCAAGCATCTGAATTCCATTCGAGGGAGAGTCCCTTTTGATGACCATTGACCTCGGATAACATCACTGTTCGACAACCTAATGAGCAACCACTAATGGACATTGACCCAATTGCTCAATTTGTGGTGCCAATGCCCACATCCCAATTGCTTTGGATGATGCTATGGAGACTTGTTCGCTAAGGCCGCATTTCTTTTGCTAATAATTTCCCCCATAATATCATTTTCAAAGAGTTCAGATTgcaagaaaaaaacaaacttttcaTCAGCAGTACTTTCCATTAGCATATGCCCACAACTTGAACATTATAGTGAAAATTCCCAATCAAATTGGCAAAAAATATGTCCTGATTGCCCAACCTTTGGAGTAAAAACACTCCTACAACATTTTTTTGTGAGGCTTGGATTAAATCTAGGAAAGCAGGGACTGAATTGGGTAGGGTCATTATTGGGGTGGGGGATAGGTACAATTGTTGAACCTCAGGGGGGGGGGGAGAAGGATTCTGGATCAGGATCTTTCACTGCCTTTTGAATGTACAAAAACAGCTTTCTTTTGAATGTACACAACTTTCAAAATGGGGTTCAATCTATCTTCAAGAGGCAAATAATGGTGTCCATCAACAAAGggatggtaatggtaatggaAAGATGGTGAGGACCCCCACATAAACCTAGAATTTCAAATGGGCACACAGACCCCAGTAAGAGTCTCAACTCTCACGATAACACATGAGAGGGAAATCTCACTTACCCCTCACTCACTCTTTATCATCCACTTTATTCTGACCCCATGATTGAGCAACATACCTAATGACACTATTAATGTGATTAGATAGGTTTTTAGGTGGAGAAGATCCCTCCGGTGGACCCTTTGGATTTGTAGATCGATTTCCCAACCCTTGCATGTGCAAAACATGTACTGATTCTGCTCAGTAGCATGTCATTGTAactggggtttttttttttcaaccaaatCCATAAATGCATTCCCTGATTACATTGATGATTTAACAATGGTTGCCTGGTTAGCATTTTACATAGATTTGAGCATCTGACCCACTTTGTGGTGGCACATAGCATTGGAGCAACTGGAGAAATAGGTGTGGCATATACGCCAAGAACCCCTAGGACCAAGAGAACGTGCTAAGGTAGGTTGTTTTTCCTCTGCTAGGATCCTAAGAAATGGCCCCAGTTGAGGTTCTCAAGAGTGAAGAATGAAGTGAATCTCAGTGGAAGCTATCCCAAAATTAAGTTgggcataaaataaaatattgggtGATGCTTAAATTTGAAGCTGGGATTAAGTGGATAGTGTAGGTGTCAGATGACAAGTGGAAAATGGAGGGGTCACACTCACACGCTGATATTGATGGATAAACTATGATAGCCCCCAATTTTTCTATTGGTTTAGTTGCAGAACACAGAGAGCCCTCAAGAAACTGAGCCTCTGCCCTGATGGTTTTGGCACCGTCCTTTGACATTCAACACAGCCTACTACTACTTCCTTCCCAGAGATTTCCATCATTTGTCAAGCAAATCTAACCACAATTTGGCCTTTCTTTGAAATTTGACACCATAGATATCCTCGAATTGGATTGACTCTTTATTTGACAATTGACAATATGGCAAAATCTAAATTATGTAAAGAAAGAAACTCCTTTTTTTTGACAATTGACATCATGGTAATCCAAATCATGCAAGCGACTGAGACTGAACATATCAAACATCTTGATACCCTCTTCCCCAATGACGTTAAAATTAGGTTTCTGTCACGGCCCAGTTTTGTTTGTATACTAATCccatttatttttagataaaacaATGACTAGACAGAAGAAGAATGGGTTCACTTCTTCTGAGTTGTGACCcatataaaaaaacaagagtgataagaaaggaaaagaaaagaaaagcaagatCATTCCTGGAAATGGTGCTGGGAAAAGAgagtataaaaatgaaaaatagaaaatggaaaaaggaaaagaaatgaagtgGTGGTGCAGCAGAAGAAAGCATATATAGTTTAGTGGTTGACCTGGTGCTTAGTTAAGGAATAAGAATGTGGTTAACAGGAAAACTCCCAACTCTTTTTGGTTGCTTGACAACACCACCCACCACCCACCGCCCACGACTGCCCACTGGAGAGAGACCCTGCCAATTGTTTTGGTACTTTGTACGTTACCTTCACATCCCCGCCTGCCCACCATTTATAATAACACTATGCACATGGAAATATTACTAAATTAACGATTCTAAATTATCTCTCATATCCAACGGCTCAAATAAAATGGAGGCGGGAGGCatagaatatatatatctatgacagaatgtaaaataataagattaatgTATCCCAACTCCCATGCCGTACACGTGGCCCACCAACTCAATGATCAGGTGGTGGGTCATGGCTTCAGTTGAGTATTTACCAATCACCCTCACACAAGTTGGAGCTTGTTATTGCTACGCCTACCCCATCCCTCATATGTGTACCTACTACTCTGCCATCTTGGGTTCTTCTGCAGATTTCCTTTGCACCTTACAAAAGCCTTTCTACATTATTTTAGATTTCAATCATctttcaattcattttcttttcttttcttttctaaattatttttgtcacAAATTCAGTGCCTGTATGTACGTACACATacataaagaaaatgcaaaatatcttttatatcttGGTAGCGTCTTCAGATTGAATCAAATGATTCTTTTTCATGGTTTTATGTTTAGACTTGGTTGAATGAATTTCTGAATGTACATGCCATACTCCCATTATAAcgacataaaaaatattagtttcatTTAATTGgtaatcaaatatttattattaaaaaaaaaaaacaacacacACACTCACACGCACACTCGAGAAGCACTGGACTTCATTTATTTGGCTCAAAATCCATGGACAACCGGCTTCTGTAGTCTCTCTTTCCTTATAAATGATCCATCATACAAGGGTCAATATCCGGTCCATCCAATTGAGTGAAAAGGCCTCCCTTCAATGATGGATTGAATTATCCAGTAGGTTAGGATGGCCCACTTAAAAGCTGCATTCAATCCATCGGATGGTTGAGATCAAAAGATGCCTGCCCTGTCCTTGTTGTAAcgtcattttcaattttattttttttccatcgcTTTTTCTCTGCGGACAAGTTTGCGTTGGTTGGAAATtgggggaaaaaataaaaaggaaataaaactaagaaaaaaaaaaaggaataaaaaaaaacataggatAATAGAAAAAGCAGAGGCTCCCATTCTCCGCCGATGGTCGTCCATAAGACTGTAACCAGCGTAAGCAATATGGATAAAAGCATAGTAAACAAAAAGTACCAaagaaaaaactcaaatatagTATTATCACGTCTGTTGAACACTTGAACTCAAGAGGAGGAGCTTCTTATCCAGGATTAGGAGTGGCCCTCGGTGTGGGCGACCGGGACCCAAAATAAGAGAGTGATGAGAGAAGGAGATGTCCTACGCCCAAGTATGGGGGTGGTCCACTTGTTTCATATACTGTACATGTGGGTCGACAAGAAAGAAAGCCGAGCTTTGCTTCCCATCACTTATTCAAGTGCACAGTCAGATCCCACTTTGATGATAAGCTTTGCTTTTTCACCCTCCTCCCCTTCCCTCCTCTTCCTCCTGCTGCTGCTGCCACTCAGCATACCAACAAACAAGCCAGATTTCTCTTCTAATTATGACAATAGATAGACGGATAGATGAGGGGAGAGAAGCGAGAGACAGAGACTCCTTTTGATGTTGGCTGCCTTATAACGCAAACGCAGGGGGTGTGACAAGTCATACAAGTGAGGGGTCCCAGACCCACCCCTTGGAAACCAAATCAGCATCGCATTGTATGCCGCAGAGCACAAATAATCGGAGAATGTACAGGACCAAACTTTTTACCAAGGTCATACGGTTCTACAAACAAAAATCCGTTGGACTTGTATACCATTCTCCTGTCTTAGGGTTAGATGAAGCAAAAGGGAAGGCCCCTTGAGTACGTGAGAAAGAACATTAGGATCATCCTTCCACCCAGTGGGTTAAAAAGTAGGGGAATTCCAAGCATGGAACCCACACAGTGGAAGAGGGTCCGGCAGCGTGTACTTGTTCAAGCACTTCACTCACATCATTAATGGATCTCACTATCAATTTGATCATTCCGCATTCCgggaaaaatatcaatatatctaTATAAATACTCACACATATAAGTctatgaaatgaaatgaaataaaataaaataaaagacagACAGCCACCCACTGTATCTGGTCCAAGCATATTTGGCATTTATTACCCATCTCACATTgctaacaataacaataataaattcaacaGTCAGGTGCTAGAACAACACATCTGAGaggggaaaaaaggaaagaaaagaaagaaaaaagagaaaacaaacgtctagagaaagagagagtgatGTATCCTTCTGGGCATTAGTTCTCATCAGCTACAGCTTAAACTAACTAGCATTTTTATAAAGACCAACATACTCGATTTCTTTAAAAAGTGACTCCTCTACCGCGGCATGGAAGAAAAGTTTTCTGAATTTCAccttccaattcttcaaaacccaTCTTTGCTTCAACGTTAGATAATAAGCAAATTGATCCAATGTCCTCACAGACAAATAATCAATCTTTGGTTGCAGCCCAACATCCCTCCCCTTTCTCCACCTCAGGCAGCCTTCTTTTATGATGAAATGAATATGAAAAcagaaagaaacataaaaatttaaaagcgTACCGATACAACAACATTGGACTGGATGGTCCAATACCTCACAGAGACATCCATCTTCCACATCAACCACCCCCCACAGCAGCATCATCTGGAAGAACCAGCACAGAAAAGAAAGGCAGTCTTTTAGTGCCTCTGCTTTAAATGGCATTCCAAAAGCTCAGGCCTAGACTAAACAAGGCCTATTCATCTTTGTTTAACAAGGCATGCAACAACCTTCTTGTAGGTTATAAAATGTACCCACTGCATTCAATCCCCCGCAAAAAGTTTCTACTTCCTCCCCAACACTTTTTAAGATCAGGGGAATGACTGTCCTGTAAAACCTAGTTTACAGAATTGTCACAAATTCGGGTGCATCAATCCTTGGCCTTTCAAGAGAGCGATACATATATAATATCTCAAAACCATCTTTATCCTCCTCGTTCTCATTCCTAATCACTTCCACCACTAGACCAGGCATTGCTCGTGCAATCTCCTCACATCCTTGGCGAGATAATCTACAGGAGGACATCCAGAGGAATCTCATATTGTAATAGTGGTGTAAACCAGATCGCAGAGCCGCATCTCCAAAGGGGCTATCTCTGATCTCAAGTTTCTGCAATTTGGGGCAGCCCTCAAGCACATATTTCAGCCCCATGTCACTGTCTCCAGCAAAAGCAACTGACAGGGTCCGAACTAATTTCCCATATTTTCCAATATAACTGAAAGCTTTGTCAGTTAGTAAACCAGATATGGCAAGCCTTGTGAGCTTCTTACAGTTCATGACAATGGCTCCAAATCCTTCATCCATGGGTTCCCCTGTAATATGGTCAGGCCGGTGCCGGCCCATTATACAAAGACGAAACACCACCAGGTCAGGGCAGTTTTTGGACATGGCTATCACAGCTGCATTTGTCATCCGCTGGCAGAAATACAAAATAGATTGCAGCTTCCTACAGCCCTCAGAAATTGCTTGCAGACCCACTTCAGAAACAGGGCCCTCACTATCCTCACGAGCATCAATGGGGAAAACCCTAAGCTCACGTAGCTCCTTGCATGTTGCAGCAACAGCCTGAAGTCCTTCATCAcagactgaatcaagaacctgcAGAAACAGAAGTGAGCTTCAAAACTAGATTTTCTCAAAAAGTTTACATGACATCATATAGAACACATACCCAGAAAATCTGCAGTTTATGGCAGTGGCAGATGACTGATTTGAGCTGTTCTGTGTTAATATTGGCATAGCTGAAATTAAGAGAAGTGAGATTAGCACAAACTGGATAGATTGCAGGTAGGTAATCCGGTATTATTTCCCTAAACCCTGAGAGACAAACTAAGGATTTGCAAGCTGCAAAAGCTGA contains the following coding sequences:
- the LOC100245501 gene encoding transport inhibitor response 1-like protein, with protein sequence MSEDRNEMPEPEVDTRRREIAGVLTGEFQSPSPDQVLENVLENVLLFLTSRRDRNAVSLVCKSWYRAEALTRSDLFIGNCYAVSPRRAIERFRRVRSVVLKGKPRFADFNLMPPNWGAYFTPWVTAMATSYPWLEKVYLKRMFVTDRDLELLAQSFPAFKELVLVCCDGFGTSGLAGIASKCRQLRVLDLIEDEVTDDEVDWISCFPESGTCLESLIFDCIECPINFEALERLVARSPSLRKLRLNRYVSIGQLYRLMIRAPQLTHLGSGSFSSSDIVAQGDQEPDYISAFAACKSLVCLSGFREIIPDYLPAIYPVCANLTSLNFSYANINTEQLKSVICHCHKLQIFWVLDSVCDEGLQAVAATCKELRELRVFPIDAREDSEGPVSEVGLQAISEGCRKLQSILYFCQRMTNAAVIAMSKNCPDLVVFRLCIMGRHRPDHITGEPMDEGFGAIVMNCKKLTRLAISGLLTDKAFSYIGKYGKLVRTLSVAFAGDSDMGLKYVLEGCPKLQKLEIRDSPFGDAALRSGLHHYYNMRFLWMSSCRLSRQGCEEIARAMPGLVVEVIRNENEEDKDGFEILYMYRSLERPRIDAPEFVTIL